A genomic region of Methanotorris formicicus Mc-S-70 contains the following coding sequences:
- a CDS encoding ABC transporter ATP-binding protein yields MVLKLIDISKSYGNKDVLKNINLECKNELVSLLGPSGCGKTTCLRIIAGFETPNGGKVILDEKDITNLPAHKRNIGMVFQNYALFPHLTVFENVAYGLKVRGLRQREIGGKVKNALSLVNLEGFENYMIDELSGGMQQRVAVARALVIEPKILLLDEPLSNLDAKLRVKMRKELKKLQKALGITTIYVTHDQEEAMAISDRIAVMNNGIIEQVDNPQNIYRFPSTLFVANFIGSISKLPKSILDEIGVDYDKNYSYFVRPEYVNIGDGKFFGKIEDVEYLGNLVRYTINFGGIKLVGEIHGAKSVFKEGEEVLFDIEKDNIIYFKKHY; encoded by the coding sequence ATGGTTTTAAAACTTATTGATATCTCAAAGTCCTATGGCAATAAAGATGTATTAAAAAACATCAACTTAGAATGTAAAAATGAGTTAGTTTCTCTTTTAGGTCCAAGTGGTTGTGGAAAGACAACATGTTTAAGAATCATTGCTGGCTTTGAAACACCAAATGGCGGTAAAGTTATATTGGATGAGAAAGATATAACTAACTTGCCAGCACACAAAAGGAACATTGGAATGGTCTTTCAAAACTATGCCTTATTTCCACATCTAACAGTTTTTGAAAATGTTGCCTATGGATTGAAAGTTAGGGGATTAAGGCAGAGGGAGATTGGGGGGAAGGTCAAAAATGCCTTAAGTTTAGTTAATTTGGAAGGATTTGAAAATTATATGATTGACGAACTTAGCGGAGGAATGCAGCAAAGAGTAGCAGTAGCAAGAGCATTAGTTATAGAACCAAAAATATTACTTTTAGATGAGCCGTTAAGCAACTTAGATGCAAAGTTAAGGGTAAAGATGAGAAAGGAGTTAAAAAAATTACAAAAAGCACTTGGTATAACAACAATTTATGTGACTCACGACCAAGAAGAAGCGATGGCTATCTCGGATAGAATAGCAGTTATGAACAATGGCATTATTGAGCAGGTTGATAACCCTCAAAACATATACAGATTTCCAAGTACGTTATTTGTAGCAAATTTTATTGGGAGTATAAGCAAACTTCCAAAATCCATTCTTGATGAGATCGGGGTGGATTACGATAAAAATTACTCTTATTTTGTTAGACCTGAATATGTAAACATTGGAGATGGGAAGTTCTTTGGCAAAATAGAAGATGTTGAGTACCTTGGCAATTTAGTTAGATATACGATAAACTTTGGGGGCATTAAACTTGTAGGTGAAATTCACGGAGCAAAAAGTGTCTTTAAAGAAGGTGAAGAAGTTTTATTTGATATTGAAAAAGATAACATTATATATTTCAAAAAACATTATTAG
- a CDS encoding DEAD/DEAH box helicase gives MYITHPLIKPNTIEARIYQQVIVANALKKNTLCVLGTGLGKTAIAALTIAGILSKNDGKVLIIAPSRPLVEQHYNSMRNFLNIDEDKVIVLTGKTQPNKREKLWKDGKIFIATPQIVENDLIAGRLNVEDFVLLIADEAHHTTGNHSYAFVANKFKGKVHVLGLTASPGSDMDRILEVCENLGIEHVEVRTEDDEDVKPYVAKVRIIPKRVSLPKEFEESLKLIKDALKERLKVLKEFGVTNSINLTKIELIELQKEIFALDRDEKYELLRIASEALKLFHALEVLETQGRGVFLNYIERLRNQRTKSAKSIVNDKKIIKVVNNLRQLNIEHPKFEKLIDIIEEILKENNDEKIIVFAQYRDTVDKIVRLLNERGIKAIRFVGQSNREGKGMSQKEQIKALEEFKKDGNVLVSTSVSEEGIDISTVNYVIFYEPVPSEIRFIQRRGRAARGEGGMVIILIAKGTVDEIYYRSAIAKEKNMKRILKNMQNILNKKLKERKKTLEEGIEEEQLKEKIKENIQTKKENEKDKSIYPDILELLKTKAKEKTEIKIIVDVRERHVGRLLADKAKVEFKVLEVGDYVISDRVAVERKTAEDFVNSIIDKRLFMQLKDLRKYQKPILIVEGREFSRLHENAIKGAILSIILDFGIPIIFTENMEETVDVLIKLAEKEQIKEKRGVYVRYGKTSMSLKEQQKFIVESLPDIGPQLAENLLKHFKTVEKVFTAKEEELKDVEGIGEKTAKKIRELLTKEYEE, from the coding sequence ATGTACATAACTCATCCATTGATAAAACCAAATACCATCGAAGCGAGGATTTATCAGCAGGTTATTGTGGCAAATGCATTAAAAAAGAATACATTATGTGTATTGGGAACCGGGTTGGGGAAAACGGCAATAGCGGCATTAACAATAGCAGGAATTTTATCAAAGAATGATGGAAAAGTCCTCATAATTGCACCATCGAGACCATTGGTTGAGCAACACTACAACAGCATGAGGAACTTCCTGAACATTGATGAAGATAAAGTAATTGTCTTAACTGGAAAAACCCAACCAAACAAAAGGGAGAAACTTTGGAAAGATGGGAAGATATTCATTGCAACACCACAGATTGTTGAGAATGATTTAATTGCGGGAAGGTTGAATGTGGAGGATTTTGTTTTACTCATTGCCGATGAGGCCCACCATACAACAGGAAACCACTCCTATGCCTTTGTTGCAAATAAATTCAAAGGAAAGGTTCATGTTTTGGGTTTGACTGCTTCCCCAGGATCAGACATGGATAGAATTTTAGAAGTTTGTGAAAATTTGGGAATTGAACATGTTGAAGTTAGAACTGAGGATGATGAGGATGTAAAGCCATATGTGGCAAAGGTTAGGATAATCCCAAAAAGAGTTTCTCTACCAAAGGAATTTGAGGAGAGTTTAAAGTTAATTAAAGATGCTCTAAAAGAAAGATTAAAGGTTTTAAAGGAATTTGGGGTTACAAATTCAATCAACTTAACGAAAATAGAACTCATTGAACTTCAAAAGGAAATTTTTGCATTGGATAGGGATGAGAAGTACGAACTTTTAAGGATTGCATCAGAGGCATTAAAACTCTTCCATGCATTGGAGGTTTTAGAAACCCAGGGAAGGGGAGTTTTTTTAAATTACATTGAGAGATTAAGGAACCAAAGAACAAAATCTGCAAAATCCATTGTTAATGATAAAAAAATCATTAAAGTAGTAAACAATTTAAGGCAACTAAATATAGAGCACCCAAAATTTGAAAAATTAATAGATATTATTGAAGAAATTTTAAAGGAAAATAATGATGAAAAAATCATAGTCTTTGCCCAATATAGGGATACTGTTGATAAAATTGTAAGGTTGTTAAATGAGAGGGGAATAAAAGCCATAAGATTCGTTGGGCAATCTAATAGAGAAGGAAAAGGAATGTCTCAAAAAGAACAAATTAAGGCATTGGAGGAATTTAAAAAGGATGGGAATGTTTTGGTTTCAACAAGTGTCTCTGAAGAAGGGATTGACATATCAACTGTGAATTATGTAATATTCTATGAGCCAGTTCCATCAGAGATTAGGTTTATTCAGAGAAGGGGAAGGGCTGCAAGGGGGGAAGGAGGAATGGTGATAATTTTAATAGCAAAAGGCACAGTGGATGAAATCTACTATAGATCTGCAATTGCAAAGGAAAAAAATATGAAGAGAATTTTAAAAAACATGCAAAATATATTAAATAAAAAGTTGAAAGAGAGGAAAAAAACATTAGAAGAAGGAATAGAAGAAGAACAATTAAAAGAAAAAATAAAAGAAAATATCCAAACAAAAAAAGAAAATGAAAAGGATAAAAGCATATATCCAGATATATTGGAACTCCTTAAAACAAAAGCAAAAGAAAAAACAGAAATAAAAATTATTGTAGATGTTAGGGAGAGACACGTTGGAAGGTTATTGGCAGATAAGGCAAAGGTAGAGTTTAAGGTATTGGAGGTTGGGGATTATGTAATAAGCGACAGGGTTGCAGTGGAGAGGAAGACTGCAGAGGATTTTGTAAATTCAATAATAGACAAGAGATTGTTCATGCAATTGAAAGATTTGAGAAAATACCAAAAACCAATCCTAATTGTGGAGGGTAGAGAATTCTCAAGACTGCATGAAAATGCCATAAAAGGGGCAATATTATCAATCATTTTAGACTTTGGAATTCCAATTATATTCACGGAGAATATGGAAGAAACCGTTGATGTATTAATAAAGTTGGCTGAAAAGGAGCAGATAAAAGAGAAAAGGGGAGTCTATGTAAGGTATGGAAAAACAAGCATGTCTTTAAAAGAACAGCAAAAGTTTATAGTGGAGAGTTTACCCGATATTGGGCCGCAGTTGGCAGAGAATCTATTGAAACACTTCAAGACAGTTGAGAAGGTATTTACAGCAAAGGAAGAAGAACTGAAAGACGTTGAGGGAATTGGTGAAAAAACAGCAAAGAAAATCAGGGAACTCCTAACTAAGGAGTATGAGGAATAA
- a CDS encoding ABC transporter substrate-binding protein yields the protein MRKYLVILSILTLISGILVCGCMDEQKSEVKEEKVLTVYAAYGGLDLIAKEFEKDTGIKMEYVSMSSGEVLSRLKAERNNPSCDVWFGGGIDAFVKAKEDGLLMPYQSPNVKYIDKRFVDKDHYWTGVSLVTIGILENEELIKKKGLPEPKTWDDLIKPEYNGEIIASNPTISGTAYFTICGILQMKGEEKGWEYLDKLYENIPFLTKRGSGPGKKVISGEYAFGICPDPHITPMKNKDLPIKAIYLDKVIWWPSPVAIVKNCKHPENAKKFVNWVLSKRGQEVLMKASPRVPVRSDIEPIEGVPNPKDLDFIDMDFLYWGKKRDEILNKWKERYQNITTK from the coding sequence ATGAGAAAATATTTGGTAATCCTATCTATACTCACACTGATTTCAGGGATATTGGTTTGTGGGTGCATGGATGAACAAAAATCAGAGGTAAAAGAAGAAAAAGTACTGACAGTTTATGCTGCCTATGGAGGATTGGATTTAATAGCAAAGGAGTTTGAAAAAGATACTGGCATAAAGATGGAATATGTCTCAATGTCGTCTGGAGAAGTTTTATCTCGTTTAAAAGCAGAAAGAAATAACCCATCATGTGATGTCTGGTTTGGTGGGGGTATTGATGCCTTTGTAAAGGCTAAAGAAGATGGCCTATTGATGCCATACCAATCCCCAAATGTAAAATATATTGATAAGAGATTTGTTGATAAAGATCACTACTGGACAGGGGTTTCCTTAGTTACAATTGGTATCTTGGAAAATGAAGAACTCATCAAGAAAAAAGGCCTCCCAGAGCCAAAAACATGGGATGACTTAATAAAACCAGAGTATAACGGAGAGATAATTGCATCAAATCCAACAATCTCCGGAACTGCATACTTCACAATCTGCGGAATCTTGCAGATGAAAGGTGAAGAAAAAGGTTGGGAGTATTTGGACAAATTATATGAAAATATCCCATTCTTAACAAAAAGAGGTTCAGGTCCAGGTAAAAAGGTTATTTCTGGAGAATATGCCTTTGGTATTTGTCCAGATCCACATATAACCCCAATGAAAAATAAAGATCTTCCTATTAAGGCAATATACTTGGACAAGGTAATTTGGTGGCCTTCACCAGTAGCAATCGTAAAGAACTGCAAACATCCAGAGAATGCAAAAAAATTTGTTAATTGGGTTTTATCAAAAAGAGGGCAGGAAGTTCTAATGAAAGCAAGCCCGAGGGTTCCAGTAAGAAGTGATATAGAACCTATTGAAGGAGTACCAAATCCAAAAGATTTAGATTTTATTGATATGGACTTTCTATACTGGGGTAAAAAGAGAGATGAGATATTAAACAAATGGAAAGAAAGATACCAAAATATAACAACAAAATAA
- the pyrC gene encoding dihydroorotase, producing the protein MLLKNCRIIKNNKIIEEDILINENGIIEKIGKSIQYNGETIDLKNKIVIGGVIDAHVHFRYGEEEKEDFLSGSLAGINGGVCFAIDMPNNKPPITTKELFHKKYKEGKEKSKINIEFNFGVTKSNYLETVEEAKAYKIFMVKSVGDLFISDYSKLKDILSQNKLFCIHAEHKDIINENLKRDSLNSWIDHCKIRDKKSEVEAIREVIKNLKIIDKIGKYKPHIHFCHISTKEGLYLIKKAREELKNIKITAEVTPHHLYLNMNMAEELKGLGKFNPPLRTKEDNIALIKGIVNKDVDIIATDHAPHTFEEKSKDPKNCPSGIPGIETFVPLVFNLVNKKLISLFDAVKMISENPGKIFNIDNEIKEGNFANLTIVDLKKEGKINAELFKSKAKFTPFEGWKVKGLPIYTVVNGTLFDAYGKII; encoded by the coding sequence ATGCTACTAAAGAACTGCAGAATAATCAAAAACAACAAAATAATTGAAGAGGATATTTTAATAAACGAAAATGGAATAATAGAGAAAATTGGAAAATCGATACAATATAATGGAGAAACCATTGATCTAAAAAATAAAATCGTCATTGGTGGAGTTATAGATGCCCATGTTCATTTTAGATATGGGGAAGAGGAGAAGGAAGATTTCTTAAGCGGAAGTTTAGCAGGGATAAATGGAGGCGTTTGCTTTGCAATAGATATGCCAAATAACAAACCCCCAATAACAACAAAAGAACTCTTTCACAAAAAATACAAAGAAGGTAAAGAAAAGAGTAAAATAAACATTGAATTTAACTTTGGAGTTACTAAAAGCAATTACTTAGAAACCGTTGAGGAAGCGAAAGCATACAAAATCTTCATGGTTAAATCAGTTGGAGATTTGTTTATAAGTGATTACTCAAAATTAAAGGATATTTTAAGTCAAAATAAGTTATTCTGCATCCATGCGGAACATAAAGACATAATAAATGAGAATCTAAAAAGAGATTCCCTAAACAGTTGGATTGACCACTGTAAAATAAGAGATAAAAAAAGCGAAGTTGAGGCAATTAGAGAAGTTATAAAAAACTTAAAAATTATCGATAAAATTGGAAAATACAAACCACATATCCACTTCTGCCACATATCAACAAAGGAAGGACTATATTTAATAAAAAAAGCAAGAGAGGAATTAAAAAATATAAAAATTACTGCAGAGGTAACTCCTCACCATCTATATTTAAATATGAATATGGCTGAGGAATTGAAGGGTTTGGGGAAATTTAACCCACCATTAAGAACAAAAGAAGACAATATTGCTTTAATTAAAGGAATTGTAAATAAAGATGTTGATATCATCGCCACTGACCATGCTCCACACACGTTTGAGGAAAAAAGTAAAGATCCTAAAAACTGTCCTTCTGGGATTCCTGGAATAGAGACATTTGTGCCTTTGGTATTTAATTTGGTGAATAAAAAACTCATCTCGCTATTTGATGCAGTTAAAATGATCTCAGAAAACCCAGGGAAGATATTTAATATTGACAATGAGATTAAGGAGGGAAATTTTGCAAATTTAACGATAGTTGATTTAAAAAAAGAAGGAAAAATTAACGCTGAATTATTTAAATCAAAGGCAAAATTCACACCGTTTGAAGGTTGGAAAGTTAAAGGACTTCCAATCTATACAGTTGTTAACGGAACTTTATTTGATGCGTATGGAAAAATTATTTAA
- a CDS encoding DUF2085 domain-containing protein: MLKKLYVLILISFIIFYVGIFLAPYTAYLGEGSEVFRWVSFYIYAIYSTICHQLPQRSYFIFGHKMAVCARCFGIYTGVLIGMFIYPFIKRLGNFKMPSKWYLIIALTPMAIDGTTQLIGLRESFNELRFITGFIAGFVGVFYILPVFLKILSKS, from the coding sequence ATGTTAAAGAAACTCTATGTCTTAATTTTGATTTCTTTTATAATCTTTTATGTTGGGATTTTTTTAGCACCATATACCGCATATTTGGGGGAGGGTTCAGAAGTCTTCAGATGGGTTTCATTTTATATATATGCCATTTATTCAACAATATGTCATCAACTTCCACAAAGGAGTTATTTCATCTTTGGGCATAAGATGGCTGTTTGTGCAAGATGTTTTGGCATTTATACAGGAGTTTTGATTGGGATGTTTATTTATCCTTTTATAAAAAGGTTGGGGAATTTTAAGATGCCATCAAAATGGTATTTAATAATTGCATTAACCCCAATGGCAATTGATGGGACTACTCAACTAATTGGATTGAGGGAAAGTTTTAATGAATTGAGGTTTATAACTGGTTTTATTGCAGGTTTTGTTGGGGTTTTCTATATCCTTCCAGTATTCTTAAAAATATTGTCAAAATCTTAA
- a CDS encoding ABC transporter permease, which yields MKIYGKTARFLPRIFPFIFLAIFVIYPVLMVFVQSFYENGVFTLKYYREFISNPYYFSILKNSLMVACLSTVISLLMGLLFSILVFKTDTKGKLFFKIAVFLPIITPGFVASLAYVFLFGRHGVITNGLLGLELNIYSWKSVVIMQSIDYTTLAFLIISAVLLSIDSNLEDAARNLGSNEFKVFKDVTLPLLLPGILSAGLLIFMQSMADFGTPIIVGGNFNTLATAAYFEIIGNYNTGMASTLSMILLIPSMILFILYNKFYKGHSQRFLKIKPYSLKKWHKIVLSTPAVIFSVVVYLLFFSVFLAGFTKGFGYNYAFTLDYFIEALERGSLAVKNTIIFSISSSILVGLIGMIFAYLIVRDRFFGRKILDFLTVLPFAIPGTFIGIGYLLAFNNPPLLLTGTALIIVLNCVVRKLPFSFKTGCATLSQIDKSIEEASLNLGANKLKTFFKVTLPLLKPAIIFSMIYTFIATVKTLGSIIFLITANTKVLSAMVFESTINNEFGVAACYAIIMIILSAIGTFLIWKLKGEKAWF from the coding sequence TTGAAGATTTATGGGAAAACTGCCCGATTTTTACCCCGCATATTCCCATTTATTTTTTTGGCAATATTTGTCATATATCCAGTATTGATGGTTTTTGTTCAATCTTTTTATGAAAATGGGGTTTTTACATTAAAGTATTATCGTGAATTTATAAGTAACCCCTACTACTTCAGTATTTTGAAAAATAGTCTAATGGTTGCATGTTTGTCAACAGTAATATCCTTGCTTATGGGGTTGTTATTTTCAATTCTTGTTTTTAAAACAGATACTAAGGGAAAATTATTTTTTAAAATTGCGGTTTTTTTGCCAATAATTACTCCGGGGTTTGTGGCATCTTTGGCTTATGTATTTTTATTTGGAAGGCATGGAGTAATTACTAATGGATTATTGGGATTAGAACTAAACATCTACTCTTGGAAGAGTGTTGTTATCATGCAATCAATTGACTACACCACATTGGCATTTTTAATCATCTCTGCTGTTTTGCTAAGTATTGATAGCAACTTAGAAGATGCGGCAAGAAATTTAGGTTCAAATGAATTTAAAGTATTCAAAGATGTCACCTTGCCTTTACTTTTGCCAGGGATACTAAGTGCTGGACTTTTGATATTCATGCAATCAATGGCTGACTTTGGAACACCAATCATCGTTGGAGGAAACTTCAATACTCTCGCCACTGCTGCTTATTTTGAGATTATTGGCAACTACAACACCGGTATGGCTTCAACGCTAAGCATGATATTACTAATTCCTTCAATGATTCTATTTATCTTATACAACAAATTTTACAAAGGACATAGCCAGAGATTTTTGAAGATAAAGCCCTATTCTTTAAAAAAATGGCATAAGATTGTCTTATCGACACCTGCAGTCATATTTTCAGTTGTGGTTTATTTACTGTTCTTTTCAGTATTTTTAGCAGGATTTACAAAAGGTTTTGGATATAACTATGCATTTACCTTAGATTACTTTATAGAGGCATTGGAAAGAGGAAGTTTAGCAGTAAAAAACACCATAATATTTTCCATATCATCTAGTATCTTGGTTGGATTAATTGGCATGATATTTGCCTACTTGATTGTAAGGGATAGATTTTTTGGTAGGAAAATTTTGGATTTCTTGACAGTTTTGCCGTTTGCTATTCCTGGAACGTTTATAGGTATAGGTTATTTGTTGGCGTTTAATAATCCACCTTTACTATTAACTGGAACCGCCTTAATTATTGTTTTAAACTGCGTTGTTAGAAAATTGCCATTTTCCTTCAAAACTGGATGTGCCACCCTTTCCCAAATTGACAAATCTATTGAGGAAGCATCTTTAAACTTGGGGGCAAATAAATTAAAGACCTTCTTTAAAGTAACTCTGCCATTATTGAAGCCAGCAATAATTTTTAGCATGATTTATACCTTTATTGCAACTGTAAAAACACTTGGTTCAATAATCTTCTTAATAACTGCAAATACAAAGGTTTTGTCAGCAATGGTTTTTGAAAGTACTATAAACAACGAGTTTGGAGTTGCTGCTTGCTATGCAATAATAATGATTATCCTCTCCGCCATTGGAACATTCTTAATTTGGAAGTTGAAAGGTGAGAAGGCATGGTTTTAA
- a CDS encoding peptidase U32 family protein, whose product MFSIPHPGNFESLRVLIGEIKKHKNKKEKFEVYMGYADFIGTGRATLYKPLIEDIKEQITYAHKNKVKFEIAINASCLGGMHLTPKGINLIRWTFDKFSEIGVDSVTLADPYLIDLAHDCGLKVTVSCIAMVDSPQKAQFYDEKEVYAICLDSSINRHFDILENIRETVSCKLKILVNEACLYKCPMRIQHFNLFSHANSSNIPVLDDYYYNRCIAMRVRNKELIIKSPFIRPEDLKYYKKLVDIFKISGRSHPIGWIKRVLNAYLNESWDGNLMEILDCPRELESHYYINNKELDGVIEQWKKCDKFCNRCNFCKELSEKVIRVRQ is encoded by the coding sequence ATGTTTTCAATCCCACACCCTGGAAATTTTGAAAGTTTAAGAGTTTTAATTGGAGAGATAAAAAAACATAAAAATAAAAAAGAAAAGTTTGAGGTTTATATGGGGTATGCTGATTTTATAGGCACTGGAAGAGCAACACTCTACAAACCACTGATTGAAGATATTAAAGAGCAAATAACTTATGCCCATAAAAATAAGGTAAAATTTGAGATTGCAATAAATGCCTCATGCTTGGGGGGAATGCATCTAACTCCAAAAGGAATAAATCTCATAAGATGGACATTTGATAAGTTCTCTGAGATTGGGGTTGATTCTGTAACATTAGCAGATCCTTATTTAATCGATTTGGCACATGACTGTGGATTAAAGGTTACTGTTTCATGCATAGCAATGGTTGATAGTCCTCAAAAAGCCCAATTTTATGATGAAAAAGAGGTTTATGCAATATGCTTAGACAGTTCAATAAATAGACACTTCGATATTTTAGAAAATATAAGGGAAACTGTATCTTGCAAATTAAAAATACTTGTAAATGAAGCATGTTTATACAAATGTCCAATGAGAATTCAGCATTTTAACTTATTTTCACATGCAAACTCATCCAACATCCCAGTTTTGGATGACTATTATTACAACAGATGTATCGCAATGAGGGTTAGAAACAAAGAATTAATAATAAAAAGTCCATTCATTAGACCAGAGGATTTAAAATATTACAAAAAATTAGTTGATATCTTCAAAATTTCTGGGAGAAGTCATCCGATAGGTTGGATAAAGAGGGTTTTAAATGCCTATTTAAATGAAAGTTGGGATGGGAACTTAATGGAAATCCTTGATTGTCCGAGAGAGTTGGAGAGCCACTATTATATTAATAACAAGGAGTTGGATGGTGTTATTGAACAATGGAAGAAATGCGATAAATTCTGTAATAGATGCAATTTTTGTAAGGAACTATCTGAAAAGGTTATTAGGGTGAGGCAATGA
- a CDS encoding YgiQ family radical SAM protein, which produces MFLPMSREEMDKRGWEELDVIIVTGDVYIDHPLFGASVVGRYLEKHGYRVGIISQPDWKNLDDIKKLGKPNYFFAVTSGNLDSMLTHYTPQKRVRDFDACSPEGIRKRPDRATIVYTNLIKRAFKGVPIALGGIEASLRRFAHYDYWDNDVRRSILLDAKADILMYGMGEKSILEITKALESGENIKDLEINGTVFRCNKNKVDELRKKYDVVELPSYEDVKNNKIKYAEMHRKLMTMDKVTIQKFGNQYIAQFPPTYLTEKEIDEIYELPFERKVHPSYKCHIPGIVPVQFSVVTHRGCFGGCSFCSILNHQGKVIQSRSEKSILNEIKKLLNHEDFKGVIQDVGAPTANMYKMGCKKGIAHKCPKNCLYPEPCENLNLSHKPVIDLLRKIRNLVDAKVYVRSGIRYDLVVYDEKYGIEYLKDICKYHVSGRLKVAPEHISKDTCKVIQKPDGKLFKKFLEIYRKIAEDVRGTKEILPYWLIAHPNCRIKDMIKLAEFIHEHKCYSKQVQVFTPTPMTLSTTMYYTGINPLTMEKVYVPYTYREKKIQKAICLYREKENWSKALEGFKDVDYRGIIYEWIMEQKLKKKEKKKTKKKNKC; this is translated from the coding sequence ATGTTTTTACCAATGAGTAGGGAAGAGATGGATAAGAGAGGATGGGAAGAACTCGATGTCATTATTGTTACCGGTGATGTTTATATAGATCATCCATTATTTGGAGCGTCTGTTGTTGGAAGATATTTGGAAAAGCATGGTTATAGGGTAGGGATTATTTCCCAGCCAGATTGGAAAAATTTGGATGATATAAAAAAACTTGGGAAGCCAAACTACTTCTTTGCTGTTACTTCTGGAAATTTGGACAGCATGCTTACCCACTATACCCCCCAAAAAAGGGTTAGGGACTTTGATGCATGCTCGCCTGAGGGTATAAGGAAGAGGCCGGATAGGGCAACTATCGTTTATACTAACTTAATAAAAAGGGCTTTCAAAGGAGTTCCTATAGCTTTAGGAGGAATTGAGGCATCTTTGAGGAGATTCGCCCACTATGATTATTGGGATAATGATGTCAGAAGAAGCATTTTGTTAGATGCAAAAGCAGATATTCTAATGTACGGAATGGGAGAGAAGAGCATATTGGAAATAACAAAGGCATTGGAAAGTGGGGAAAACATTAAAGATTTAGAAATAAATGGAACGGTTTTTAGATGCAACAAAAATAAAGTTGATGAATTAAGGAAAAAATACGATGTTGTTGAATTACCAAGTTATGAAGATGTTAAAAACAACAAAATAAAATACGCTGAGATGCATAGAAAACTAATGACAATGGACAAAGTTACCATTCAAAAGTTTGGAAATCAGTATATTGCTCAATTTCCACCAACTTATTTAACCGAAAAGGAAATTGATGAAATCTACGAACTTCCATTTGAGAGGAAGGTACATCCATCATACAAATGCCATATTCCGGGAATAGTGCCTGTTCAATTTTCCGTTGTGACACATAGGGGATGCTTTGGAGGATGTTCATTCTGCTCAATACTGAATCATCAAGGGAAGGTAATTCAAAGTAGGAGTGAAAAATCAATACTAAATGAGATAAAAAAACTCCTAAACCATGAGGACTTTAAAGGTGTTATTCAAGATGTCGGTGCTCCAACAGCAAATATGTATAAAATGGGGTGCAAAAAGGGAATCGCCCATAAATGCCCAAAAAACTGCCTGTATCCAGAGCCATGCGAAAATTTGAATTTATCTCACAAACCAGTGATTGATTTACTCAGAAAAATAAGGAATTTGGTCGATGCCAAGGTTTATGTGCGTTCTGGGATTAGGTATGATTTGGTAGTTTATGATGAAAAATACGGAATAGAGTATTTAAAAGATATTTGCAAATACCATGTTTCTGGAAGATTGAAGGTTGCTCCTGAGCATATATCAAAAGACACTTGCAAAGTAATACAAAAACCAGATGGAAAGTTGTTTAAGAAGTTTTTAGAAATATACAGAAAAATTGCAGAAGATGTTAGAGGGACAAAAGAAATCCTTCCATATTGGCTAATTGCCCATCCAAACTGCAGGATAAAAGATATGATTAAACTTGCAGAGTTTATACATGAACATAAATGCTACTCAAAGCAAGTCCAAGTCTTCACCCCAACACCAATGACATTATCAACGACGATGTATTACACTGGAATAAATCCATTAACAATGGAAAAGGTTTATGTACCATATACATATAGAGAAAAAAAGATTCAAAAAGCCATTTGTCTTTATAGAGAAAAAGAAAATTGGAGTAAAGCACTTGAAGGATTTAAAGATGTAGATTATAGAGGCATCATCTATGAATGGATAATGGAGCAAAAATTAAAGAAAAAAGAAAAGAAAAAGACAAAAAAGAAAAATAAATGCTAA